In Methanomassiliicoccales archaeon, the DNA window ATCTTGAAGAAGGAGAGCATGTAGTGGCCTTTGGGTTCCATACAACATATAGGGAAATGCCGGCCTTTGAAGTGGCTTCCAAAGAGGACTTGATAGCAGATTAGGTGTTCTACATGCTGAGGGAACTAATCCTCGGAATGCTTGGGGGAACATTAACTGGCTTAACACCTTCACTCCATGTTAACACTTTAGCTTCCCTTATAAACAACCTCAACTTTCCGCTTGAGGGCTTTTCCTTTGTTGTTCTAGCATATGCCATGGGCTTGACACATACTTTTCTTGATGCCTTTCCATCGACCTTTTTTGGAGTTCCGGATGAAGGGACCGCCTTAAGCGTTCTCCCGGCCCATAGGTTAGCACTTCAGGGAAAGGGCTTAGAAGTTATAAACCTCTCTCTGAGGGCCAGTTTGCTTGCAGCCATCTTTTCAATAGCATTAATTCCTTTATACTTGATGATTGCCCCCCACTATACTCCAGAGATAGGGAGGGCCGTTGTGTTTTTACTGGCTTTTCTCATAGTGGTAACTGAAAAAGGAATAAAGAAGCTCTACGCTCTTTTTGTCTTGCTTCTCTCTGGGGCCCTTGGTATTGTCAGCGATCTTTTACCGCTAAAGGAACCTTTTTATCACTTATTTGTGGGCCTTTTTGGAGTTCCAGCCATTTTACTTTCCCTCGACAACAACAATAAGATCTCTGGTGGAGATGCCACGATAGAAATGAGTCATTCTCAGCTCGTGGGATTCTCATTCCTAGGAACTATTTTTGGTATGATGGCCTCTTTACTGCCTACCTTTACTTCCTCACAAGCCGCATTGATAGGAAGCTTTGTTGCAAGGAGTGAGAGGACATTTTTAACGATCACATTTGCCGTAAATACAGCTAACTTTGTTTTTGGTCTTGGAAACTTCTACTCCACGGGCAAAACAAGAAATGGGATACTAGTTCTAATCAGGGAACGTTATTACCCAATAAGCCTCCAAGAGTTCTTGATTCTTTTAGTGGCCACATTGGCTGTAGCTGCCATAGTGAACCTTTATGGTCTCTGGTTGTCAAAGAAGCTTGTTAATCTGATAGAAAGGATTGATTACAGGACTTTGAATGCTCTAATATTGGTGGCAACAGTTTTAGGGTCTTTATTCCTAGATGGTTTATTTGGTCTTTTGGTTTTAATTGCAGCAACTCTAGTTGGCTTGACAGCTGTGTTTTTAGGCGTAAAGAGAACAGCTTGTATGGGAGTCTTAATGTTCAAAGTAATGCTTGGTTAAGGATCTGATAAGGGGAAAGAGGTTTTACCATTGCCTTTTATAGTTTGGTCTGAGCTATGGTCATCTAAATGACCAAACAGTGAGAGTAATGATCCAATAAAGCTCGTATCTAACCTCCCTAGAAGATTCGAATATGTCAGAGGTCTTGAAGCTTCAAGATAAGATAAAAACTACTCTGCTGGGCCAGCTCTATTTTTATACCAATTCCTTGAGCTCGGAGGATTTGAAAAGTTGAAGACCGAAATACTTTTTAATTTGATTAACTTTTTACTTTTGAAAATTGTAATAAATCGGGTGAAGAGAATGAGAAGGGAAATTGTCTTCATGATCGTGGGCCTTTTATTGGGAGTGACAGGCTTTAAAATAGGTGGTGCACTCTTTAGCGACATAAGCATCTCAGAGAACAATGAAATCGCAACTGGAGAGTTTGACGTTAGAATCAGCAAAACAGGGAGCAGTTTTTACAATGATTTAAAGCTTTTTGAGTTCGATGACCTTAAACCAGGGGACGAGATAAAAGCTGAGTTCTACATAAAAAAC includes these proteins:
- a CDS encoding tripartite tricarboxylate transporter permease codes for the protein MLRELILGMLGGTLTGLTPSLHVNTLASLINNLNFPLEGFSFVVLAYAMGLTHTFLDAFPSTFFGVPDEGTALSVLPAHRLALQGKGLEVINLSLRASLLAAIFSIALIPLYLMIAPHYTPEIGRAVVFLLAFLIVVTEKGIKKLYALFVLLLSGALGIVSDLLPLKEPFYHLFVGLFGVPAILLSLDNNNKISGGDATIEMSHSQLVGFSFLGTIFGMMASLLPTFTSSQAALIGSFVARSERTFLTITFAVNTANFVFGLGNFYSTGKTRNGILVLIRERYYPISLQEFLILLVATLAVAAIVNLYGLWLSKKLVNLIERIDYRTLNALILVATVLGSLFLDGLFGLLVLIAATLVGLTAVFLGVKRTACMGVLMFKVMLG